CAAGAGCGAGGAAGGGAAGGAGGGAAAGAACGAAGGAAGGCAAAAGTTAATGCTCAAAAATTCTTTTCCCTAACTCGCACACTCCCAAATTCCTTTTTCCCTCACTCCCTATCTTCCTCTTCAGCCTATCACGCTTAGCTTTCTTCTGACGACGGGCTGCTGTTTGTTGGAACCAGATCTAAGAATTTGTCAATGTCTGCGAAAGCAGCGAAAGAACTATTCAAGGCACCATTAATGTTACCAACTTCAGCGGCTTTGTCGATTTTTATCAGCTTATCTAATAAATCACGCACTAACTCACGCCCTGCTGGTTGGTCTTTGGATAGCAGATTGGATGTGACATAGTTCATTGACAGCCTTGCTTCTGCCATAGGACCGTGTGTGAAGTTTCCAACATTCACCCACTGTTTTGTTTGGATGAGCCTTTGCAGTTCTTGTGAGCGTTTTTGTACAGCCTGAATCTCAGGAACGTATTCCTGAATTTTCGCCAGTTTTTCTTGTGTGTATGTCGGAGGTGGTGTTGCGACACCAGGACCACCACAACTAATCAGAAAGGTTGCCACCAATACCAGAAATAATGACAAAATTGAGCGTTGACGCGCCATAAGCTAAACTTATTTTATTTATCAATGATCAGTGTCATTTTAGATCGCTGGCGTATCACATCGTTCTTATTTAAGACGGATTTGCTGAAAATCTTGTATCTTCATAGAATTTTTTCTGTTAAAGGTACATTTTGATGTTATTTTCGTCAAAATTTGAGTACAATTGCTTAACATATATATACTATGACAAAAACCGTCTCTCCCTCACACCCCTGGTGAAATAGCGACATAGGAGTGTTTTCGTGAACGCAGCTGAGATGGCAACAAACCTTGAATTCGCCAGCAAGATTGCTACCGTAGTTAATTTATTCAAATCTGAGTTTCCAGATGCTAGATCAGATCTCAAACCTTGGAAAAACGATCCCCAAACCAGAGAGTTAGTCGATCCAGATTCCATAGACATCGGCTTTCACTTCCCTGGGGTCAGTAAATCATGGCAAAGCCGCAGTATATTAATACAAATCCGTTTTTATCAAGACCTTTTAAACGATTCACGTCGTGCAATTGGCGTAGAAGTTGCTGGTTTCAGCCATCTTGGTGAACAGTGGCGAATTTCCACAGTCGAAAACTGGAGTTTTGTGGGAACATCTTTGCCTTCGCCACAGATTGGAGAAAAACTTAAACAGTTTTGCAGGCACGTACTGGAAATTTTTAACTGTGCCCCTCTGCCTGATAACTAATATTGACACTTCGGATTACCGTTAATTATGCTTTTGCTGAAACTATTCGTTTTCTGGAGATCGAATGCATAACTAAACTTTTTGCCAGTACACCTCTCCAAAAATGATTTTTAGTGCAAGCGCGGGGTATTGGTTTCATAGCCATTTTTGGAGAGGTCTAGTAAAGAAATAGCCCTCTTGTCATTAACGAACAAGAGAGCTAGAGTGTGGTGTGAGGAGCAAACTAAATGTTTGCTTATACAAGTGTAGCAAACGAGATATGAGATTTTGGTGATCGAGATCTTAGAATCACCGTAATTTGACGCAGCTGCCGTCCAGACATTCTATGAATTAATGAAGCTTCAGCGCTAATGTTAAGCCATCTGCAATTGGCACCATGCTTATTGCGATGCGTGAATCATGATGCAGTTTATGATTAAAAGCGCGTATACTATTGGTTATTTTATCTTGCTCTTGGGGATTTGCGACTCGTCCTGACTGTAAGACATTATCGATCGCAATCAACCCACCTGGACGCACAAGTTGTAGAGAACGCTCGTAGTAGTTCTCGTAGTTGTTTTTATCTGCATCAATGAAGGCAAAATCAAAGGTGCCTGCTTCTCCAGCAGTTATGAAACGATCCAGACTCTCTAGCGCTGGGGCTATATGTAGTTCAATTTTTTGTGCCACTCCTGCTTTGTGCCAATAATTCAGGGCGATCGCCGTATACTCCTCACTGACATCACAAGCAACAACCTTACCCTCAGCTGGCAATGCCAACGCCACTACCAAAGAGCTATAACCTGTAAAAACACCTATATCTAAAGTTTTCTTTGCTCCCATCAACTGCACCAGCAGTGCCATAAATTGTCCTTGTTCTGGAGCAATCTGCATTCTGCTATGTGGATGCTGTGCTGTTTCCTCCCTCAATTGTACTAATACTTGTGGCTCTCGCAATGAGACTGAGTGCAAGTACTCATAAAGATTTTCATCGAGTCCTAAGGTTTTATTTGACATATTTTCCTAATTGCTAAGGAGAACTGAAACTGCATAAGTTAAATTTCCGTAATTCTATTAAAGCTAGAAAAGCTTTGTTTAGTAGTTCTCACTACTGTTGTAAAGCAAGATGTATCTAGAAAAGAGTATTTTCCATTCAAAATTATCTGGATGTAGATCCGCGCTTCGGTACAAAACAAGACCTGATCGACCTAGTAGACGCAGCCCATCATAGGGAAATCCGAGTATTTCTTGATGTCGTCGCTAATCATTCCGCAGACAACTGGTTTTACCCAAATCATGACTCATACCATTATTCCAATGACCAGCAGTTTCCTTTTGGTGGATGGCGGCCAGAAGACAGACCAATTCCCAAAGAACTAAGAAACGAAAATTACTATCATCGCCGAGGTGAGATTAACAATTGGGATGGTTATCCAGAAACTCAACATGGCGATTTCTTCTCTCTCAAAGACTTCAATAACGATGACGATCCAGATGGACTAAAGCTTCAGGATATTCTCATCAAAGCCCATTGTTACTGGATGCGTGAGGCAGATATTGACAGCTTTCGCTTGGATGCAGTCAAACATATGGGAGAGTTAACAATTTCCCGGTTTTGCTCAGCTATTCGTCAATATGCTTACCGCTTGGGTAAACGCTGGTTTTTCTTGTATGGCGAGTTAGTTGGTGCGGATGACGCTATCCATCGCTATACAAGTCCAAATACACCTACCCAAGTTGATAGCAGAACAATCTTGTACCCTAGCTTTTTCTCGCATTTTAGATAGTGAAGAGATTCTGATTGCCTACAACACCTCCACCACTGAACGACGCAGTGATTTCGTGATTGTAGACAGTACCATCCAAAAAAACGGTGGCACAATGAAGTTTCTTTACGGTAAGGAGGGAAGCGTTACTGTAGAAAAACACCCAGATCCGGGTAATCCATGCTTATTTGTACACATAGATCTTGAACCGATGCAGTTTGTCATTCTCCAACAAACTAGGTAAAAAATGTATCTCCGATAAGGTATTTACTTTCAGGTGCGTTAGCTTAAGCTAACGCACCTGAAAACTATTTATCAGAAATTTTCAAATTTCATAATTTT
This portion of the Brasilonema sennae CENA114 genome encodes:
- the psbQ gene encoding photosystem II protein PsbQ, whose protein sequence is MARQRSILSLFLVLVATFLISCGGPGVATPPPTYTQEKLAKIQEYVPEIQAVQKRSQELQRLIQTKQWVNVGNFTHGPMAEARLSMNYVTSNLLSKDQPAGRELVRDLLDKLIKIDKAAEVGNINGALNSSFAAFADIDKFLDLVPTNSSPSSEES
- a CDS encoding class I SAM-dependent methyltransferase, whose amino-acid sequence is MSNKTLGLDENLYEYLHSVSLREPQVLVQLREETAQHPHSRMQIAPEQGQFMALLVQLMGAKKTLDIGVFTGYSSLVVALALPAEGKVVACDVSEEYTAIALNYWHKAGVAQKIELHIAPALESLDRFITAGEAGTFDFAFIDADKNNYENYYERSLQLVRPGGLIAIDNVLQSGRVANPQEQDKITNSIRAFNHKLHHDSRIAISMVPIADGLTLALKLH
- a CDS encoding alpha-amylase family glycosyl hydrolase, whose translation is MQNYLDVDPRFGTKQDLIDLVDAAHHREIRVFLDVVANHSADNWFYPNHDSYHYSNDQQFPFGGWRPEDRPIPKELRNENYYHRRGEINNWDGYPETQHGDFFSLKDFNNDDDPDGLKLQDILIKAHCYWMREADIDSFRLDAVKHMGELTISRFCSAIRQYAYRLGKRWFFLYGELVGADDAIHRYTSPNTPTQVDSRTILYPSFFSHFR